One segment of Thermodesulfovibrio sp. 3907-1M DNA contains the following:
- a CDS encoding SH3 domain-containing protein, whose translation MKSRIVFNVAALFFLFTTLSWAETITVITKENAIRESPKFFAPVKAYVRYGDILNVIGRQKDWYRVKFKNISGYIHKTAVEKRTVTSYETYTTSTTPSEGEITLAGKGFNPQVERQYRSNHPKMPYDLVDRIEKYSIPEREIISFIKNGGLSEPQ comes from the coding sequence ATGAAGTCAAGAATAGTATTCAATGTGGCTGCTTTATTCTTTCTGTTTACTACCCTGTCATGGGCTGAAACAATTACTGTTATCACAAAGGAAAATGCAATAAGGGAGTCTCCAAAATTTTTTGCACCTGTAAAAGCCTATGTAAGATATGGAGATATACTCAATGTAATCGGGAGACAAAAGGACTGGTACAGGGTTAAGTTTAAAAATATATCAGGATACATACATAAAACCGCAGTTGAAAAAAGAACTGTTACGAGTTATGAAACTTATACTACTTCCACAACTCCTTCAGAGGGCGAGATAACTCTTGCTGGAAAAGGCTTTAATCCTCAGGTTGAAAGGCAATACAGAAGCAATCATCCGAAGATGCCCTATGACCTTGTTGATAGAATTGAAAAATACAGCATTCCTGAAAGGGAAATAATATCTTTCATAAAAAACGGAGGACTCTCAGAACCACAATGA
- a CDS encoding M48 family metalloprotease translates to MKKFIIVLVLLFCLCSCQNVDINKVLDMTFTTIQATEKAARPISDEEEYYVGRAVAARLLQSYPLYENLELTRYINLIGKTIALHSEKPFTYGGYHFAVLNSNEINAFACPGGIILITEGMIKLAQNEDELAAILAHEIAHINHRDGINSIKQARWTEALTIIGTKAARQFGSEELVRLVNIFEGSVDDIVKTLVVNGYSRTQEYSADEAALLYLSKAGYDPHALMNVLERLKQYTTAYGTGIFKTHPQPDDRINNLKDKLTSVSVDLNLFKKRTQRFRSFVKN, encoded by the coding sequence ATGAAGAAGTTTATCATTGTATTAGTTTTACTGTTTTGCCTGTGTTCATGTCAGAATGTTGATATAAATAAAGTTCTGGATATGACATTTACCACTATTCAGGCAACTGAAAAAGCAGCAAGACCCATATCTGATGAAGAAGAATACTATGTGGGAAGAGCTGTTGCAGCAAGACTTTTACAGTCCTATCCCCTTTATGAGAATCTGGAACTAACGAGATATATAAATTTAATCGGCAAGACAATCGCCTTGCATTCTGAAAAGCCTTTTACATATGGAGGTTATCACTTTGCAGTATTAAACAGTAACGAAATAAATGCTTTTGCCTGCCCAGGAGGCATAATATTGATTACAGAAGGAATGATTAAGCTTGCACAGAATGAAGATGAGCTTGCTGCAATACTTGCACATGAAATTGCCCATATAAATCATCGTGATGGAATAAACTCAATTAAACAGGCAAGATGGACAGAGGCACTCACAATTATTGGCACAAAAGCAGCAAGACAGTTTGGTTCTGAAGAACTGGTAAGGCTTGTAAATATCTTTGAAGGCTCAGTGGACGATATAGTTAAAACTCTTGTTGTAAATGGTTATAGCAGAACACAGGAGTATTCAGCAGATGAAGCTGCTTTGCTATATCTTTCAAAAGCAGGATATGATCCTCATGCATTAATGAATGTTCTTGAGAGATTGAAACAATACACTACCGCCTATGGAACAGGGATTTTCAAAACACATCCGCAACCTGATGATAGAATAAATAATCTCAAAGATAAACTTACTTCAGTGAGTGTAGATTTAAATCTCTTTAAGAAAAGAACACAGAGATTCAGATCTTTTGTAAAAAACTGA
- a CDS encoding zinc dependent phospholipase C family protein, translating into MRWLFLIIIFIFLPEPSYAWGPLTHTYLSGQILSLSGLVTAEVLTIIKLYKDYFIYGNIIPDTVIGKKYLPQEKNPHSWKTGFMLLNRAKTPEEKSFAYGFLTHLAADAVLHDEIRELNSFQHIIFEIKADRIVDRFYWLQIMSINKRVKKISERFFEQTLVNPVSMKTSKKIYKSLIFLSAFNTGELKNPEAFDIFHLKSLTAMVEILNHGENSKIISLPPYN; encoded by the coding sequence ATGAGATGGCTTTTTTTAATTATTATTTTTATATTTTTACCTGAGCCTTCCTATGCATGGGGACCGCTTACTCATACTTATCTTTCAGGGCAGATACTTTCTCTTTCAGGATTGGTGACTGCAGAGGTTTTAACAATTATAAAACTTTATAAAGATTATTTTATTTATGGCAACATTATTCCTGACACAGTAATTGGCAAAAAATATCTGCCTCAGGAAAAAAATCCCCATTCGTGGAAAACAGGTTTTATGCTTTTAAACAGGGCAAAGACACCTGAAGAAAAATCTTTTGCCTACGGATTTTTAACTCACTTAGCAGCAGATGCAGTGCTTCACGATGAGATCAGAGAATTGAATTCCTTTCAACATATTATTTTTGAAATAAAAGCAGATAGAATAGTTGACAGATTTTACTGGCTTCAAATAATGAGCATTAACAAGAGAGTTAAAAAGATAAGTGAAAGATTTTTTGAACAAACCCTGGTGAATCCTGTTTCTATGAAAACTTCAAAAAAAATATACAAGTCATTGATTTTCCTGTCAGCGTTCAATACAGGCGAATTAAAAAATCCTGAAGCATTTGATATTTTTCATTTAAAGTCTTTGACTGCTATGGTAGAAATTCTCAATCATGGAGAAAATTCAAAAATAATAAGCCTTCCACCATATAACTAA